A genomic window from Streptomyces brevispora includes:
- a CDS encoding TrmH family RNA methyltransferase → MGTPELISPRSPRVAAARRLARRNFRGKERRFIAEGPQAVREAAGHRGSDGGATLVELFATVEAAERYESIIEAALAAGARVHLADSEVLADVSQTVTPQGLIGVCRFLDSPFESILAAQPKLVAVLANVRDPGNAGTVLRCADAAGADAVVLTDASVDLYNPKSVRASVGSLFHLPVAVGVPVEHAVQGLRDAGVRILAADGAGEDDLDDELDAGTMGGPTAWVFGNEAWGLPEETRALADAVVRVPIHGKAESLNLATAAAVCLYASARAQRPRRGTG, encoded by the coding sequence ATGGGCACCCCCGAACTGATCTCCCCGCGATCGCCACGGGTCGCCGCCGCCCGGCGGCTGGCCCGGCGCAACTTCCGCGGCAAGGAGCGCAGGTTCATCGCCGAGGGGCCGCAGGCCGTGCGCGAGGCCGCGGGACACCGCGGCAGCGACGGCGGGGCGACCCTCGTCGAGCTGTTCGCCACCGTCGAGGCCGCCGAGCGCTACGAGTCCATCATCGAGGCCGCCCTCGCCGCGGGCGCCCGGGTGCACCTCGCCGACAGCGAGGTGCTCGCCGACGTGTCGCAGACCGTCACCCCGCAAGGGCTGATCGGCGTCTGCCGCTTCCTCGATTCGCCCTTCGAGTCGATCCTCGCCGCGCAGCCGAAACTGGTCGCCGTCCTGGCGAACGTCCGCGACCCCGGGAACGCCGGCACGGTGCTGCGTTGCGCCGATGCCGCGGGCGCCGACGCGGTCGTCCTCACCGACGCCTCCGTGGACCTCTACAACCCCAAGTCCGTGCGTGCGTCCGTCGGTTCGCTCTTCCACCTGCCGGTCGCCGTCGGCGTACCGGTCGAGCACGCCGTGCAGGGACTGCGGGACGCGGGTGTGCGGATCCTCGCCGCCGACGGCGCGGGCGAGGACGACCTCGACGACGAACTCGACGCCGGCACCATGGGCGGCCCGACCGCCTGGGTCTTCGGCAACGAGGCCTGGGGCCTGCCGGAGGAGACCCGGGCCCTGGCCGACGCCGTCGTACGGGTGCCGATCCACGGCAAGGCGGAGAGCCTCAACCTCGCCACCGCCGCCGCTGTCTGCCTGTACGCCTCCGCGCGCGCCCAGCGCCCGCGCCGCGGCACCGGCTGA